A single window of Candidatus Rhabdochlamydia oedothoracis DNA harbors:
- the asnB gene encoding asparagine synthase (glutamine-hydrolyzing), whose product MCGIGGAVGIDDSQRELKEIIKQVCQNLHHRGPDDQGYFIGPGIALGSTRLSIRGLPLGKQPMTSNKVWIVFNGEIYNTETLRNKIHCNQWKTDSDTEVILKGYIQYGSAIFKELAGMFAFAIWDEPKATLFLVRDRWGEKPLYYAKISHGLVFASELTGLKPWKDLSWEVSLPNILAFLKWSYVPTPCSGWKDVLQLKPGYYLKWHHKTFELKRYYSPHLEVKHREVDELRDLIGSCVKQCSVSDQPIGAFLSGGIDSSLVVTYLQKCIPTFPVYSIDFEDKTYSEKKYSTTLCKKLGLKHILIKCDERFLAKHFDTIVSCYGEPFADESMVPTFCLAKRAKEDVDVVLTGDGADEFFHGYERYFFNHPSACYSDVFSSMDLLTRNFVLVKEMQTIVATPRLDFLKEWKSGNVHPYRARSFDDIQNYLVDDILTKLDRATMHVGLEARAPFLMPEITHVALNLPIKQLIENKKRGKWILRQAAEGLVPPAIINRKKQGFGVPLGNWFSGILKDWMRERLLSGVLTELKFFSLSGLEKLSQNPHGHSRAIFNLLVLESWWRKNIY is encoded by the coding sequence ATGTGTGGAATAGGTGGTGCTGTCGGCATTGACGACTCACAAAGGGAGCTCAAAGAGATCATCAAGCAAGTGTGTCAAAATCTTCATCATAGAGGGCCAGATGATCAGGGATATTTTATTGGCCCAGGGATTGCATTAGGAAGTACAAGGCTTTCGATTCGGGGGCTTCCTTTAGGAAAGCAGCCGATGACAAGCAATAAAGTTTGGATTGTTTTTAACGGCGAGATTTATAACACGGAAACTCTGCGCAATAAGATACATTGCAATCAATGGAAAACCGATTCAGATACTGAAGTGATTTTAAAGGGGTATATTCAATACGGATCCGCAATTTTCAAAGAGCTTGCTGGAATGTTTGCGTTTGCCATTTGGGATGAACCAAAAGCAACGCTCTTCTTGGTTCGCGATCGCTGGGGAGAAAAACCTCTATACTATGCAAAAATTTCTCATGGGCTGGTATTTGCTTCAGAACTAACTGGGCTTAAGCCTTGGAAAGATTTAAGTTGGGAGGTGAGCCTCCCTAATATTCTTGCTTTTTTAAAATGGAGTTATGTTCCAACCCCTTGTTCCGGATGGAAAGATGTGCTTCAGTTAAAACCTGGCTATTACTTGAAATGGCATCACAAGACCTTTGAATTAAAGCGTTATTATTCCCCACATTTAGAAGTCAAACACCGAGAAGTGGATGAATTAAGAGACCTCATTGGGTCTTGTGTCAAACAATGTAGCGTTTCAGATCAGCCGATTGGCGCTTTCTTAAGTGGAGGGATTGATTCTTCACTTGTTGTCACTTATCTGCAGAAATGCATTCCAACGTTTCCTGTATATTCAATTGATTTTGAAGACAAAACCTATTCTGAAAAAAAATACAGCACGACCCTTTGTAAAAAGCTTGGATTAAAACACATTCTCATTAAGTGCGACGAGAGATTTTTGGCTAAGCATTTCGATACAATTGTTTCTTGCTATGGAGAACCCTTTGCAGATGAATCCATGGTTCCGACCTTTTGTTTGGCTAAACGTGCTAAGGAAGATGTCGATGTTGTGTTAACTGGAGATGGGGCTGATGAATTTTTCCATGGCTATGAACGTTATTTCTTTAACCATCCAAGCGCTTGTTATTCAGATGTTTTCTCCTCAATGGATCTCTTGACCAGAAACTTTGTTCTTGTAAAAGAGATGCAGACAATCGTTGCAACTCCTCGTCTTGATTTTTTAAAAGAGTGGAAGTCTGGCAATGTCCATCCATACAGAGCACGTTCTTTTGACGATATTCAAAATTATTTAGTAGATGACATTTTAACTAAATTAGATAGAGCGACAATGCACGTTGGCTTAGAGGCGCGCGCGCCTTTCTTAATGCCCGAGATCACACATGTTGCATTGAACCTTCCTATCAAGCAGCTTATAGAAAACAAGAAAAGAGGAAAATGGATCCTAAGACAAGCAGCAGAAGGACTCGTGCCTCCAGCTATTATTAATCGAAAAAAACAAGGATTTGGGGTCCCTCTAGGAAACTGGTTTTCTGGGATATTAAAAGACTGGATGAGAGAAAGGCTATTATCTGGAGTCTTAACTGAATTAAAATTTTTTTCTTTGTCAGGTCTTGAAAAACTCTCTCAGAATCCTCATGGGCACTCTCGCGCTATTTTCAATCTTTTGGTGTTAGAAAGTTGGTGGAGAAAAAATATTTATTGA
- a CDS encoding NAD-dependent epimerase/dehydratase family protein has product MKKGSLMKLLVTGSAGLIGSALSSALKKRGIKVIGIDIKAQSNCEDYGDILDYNRVLDAASQVDGIVHLAAVSRVIWGEENPKFCWETNVEGTKHILEAALESPLKPWVLYGSSREVYGQQERLPVKETAPLAPVNIYGESKVAAEQAVKNAVKRGLKGSIVRFSNVFGSVNDHHDRVIPAFCLAAFYGTPIRIDGRENLFDFTFIDDVVRGMLSYIDILNKSPIPLMPIHFTTGLGVSLEEAAFYAQEASVHNIEIIEAPSRSFDVSKFSGETSRAREILKWKASVHLREGIHQMLNQLKSS; this is encoded by the coding sequence ATGAAAAAAGGAAGTCTTATGAAGCTCTTAGTAACCGGATCTGCTGGATTAATTGGATCCGCATTATCCTCTGCCTTAAAAAAACGAGGCATAAAAGTGATCGGAATCGACATTAAAGCACAGTCGAATTGTGAAGATTATGGAGATATTTTAGATTATAATCGAGTTTTAGATGCAGCGTCTCAAGTCGATGGGATTGTACATTTAGCAGCTGTCTCTCGAGTGATATGGGGAGAAGAAAACCCAAAATTTTGTTGGGAAACCAATGTTGAAGGGACAAAACACATTCTTGAAGCGGCTCTTGAATCTCCTTTAAAGCCTTGGGTCCTTTATGGGAGTAGTCGAGAAGTTTATGGACAGCAAGAGCGATTACCCGTAAAAGAAACCGCCCCCTTAGCTCCTGTAAATATTTACGGAGAATCAAAAGTTGCCGCAGAACAAGCAGTTAAAAATGCAGTCAAAAGAGGCCTCAAAGGGTCTATTGTCCGCTTTTCTAATGTTTTTGGAAGCGTGAACGATCATCATGATCGGGTGATTCCTGCATTTTGTTTGGCCGCATTTTATGGAACACCTATTCGGATTGATGGTAGAGAAAACCTTTTTGATTTCACGTTTATTGATGATGTTGTTCGAGGGATGTTATCTTATATTGATATTTTAAACAAAAGCCCTATTCCCCTTATGCCAATTCACTTCACGACAGGTCTTGGAGTGAGTTTAGAAGAAGCCGCTTTCTATGCACAAGAAGCAAGCGTTCATAATATAGAAATCATAGAAGCGCCTTCCCGCTCATTTGACGTTTCAAAGTTTTCGGGAGAGACGTCTCGTGCTAGAGAGATTTTAAAATGGAAAGCCTCTGTCCATCTTCGAGAAGGGATCCATCAGATGCTGAATCAATTGAAATCCTCTTGA
- a CDS encoding histidine phosphatase family protein: protein MSSNYTHYFIRHAHRAPFSLNDWGHEVSITLQGQKRSREFGKQIAQSKVEVIWSSPIKRCIQTAEEIKNGIGVDIPTYQSILLGDPGFMILNPKIAEKAFQNDPLVEIIKCLLDGKSMPGFYSVTVGCDRMLRKLLENKQSNQIWISHDIHVCLLTCYIFKSQNPERMMPTFLEGLTFSFENLGVFAHFRGLRTKIDETSLRGS, encoded by the coding sequence ATGTCTTCTAATTATACCCATTATTTCATTAGGCACGCACATAGAGCTCCATTCAGCCTGAATGACTGGGGACACGAAGTATCTATTACCCTGCAAGGCCAAAAAAGATCTAGAGAATTTGGAAAGCAGATCGCTCAATCTAAGGTAGAGGTCATTTGGAGCAGTCCTATTAAGCGATGCATCCAAACTGCAGAAGAGATAAAAAACGGAATAGGAGTCGATATTCCAACTTACCAATCAATATTGCTTGGAGACCCAGGTTTTATGATTTTGAATCCTAAAATTGCTGAAAAAGCGTTTCAAAACGACCCACTTGTTGAAATTATAAAATGTTTGTTGGATGGAAAGTCTATGCCTGGTTTTTACTCCGTAACTGTTGGATGCGATCGCATGTTAAGAAAACTATTAGAAAACAAACAATCGAATCAAATATGGATTTCACATGATATCCACGTTTGTTTACTGACTTGTTATATTTTTAAAAGTCAAAATCCTGAAAGGATGATGCCAACATTTTTAGAGGGACTCACATTTTCTTTCGAAAACTTAGGTGTCTTTGCTCACTTTAGGGGCTTAAGAACAAAGATAGATGAGACCTCATTAAGAGGCTCTTGA
- a CDS encoding methyltransferase, which translates to MSQQGEWFHILLDGTPLYPHCYQWCGNFQEAFCAVRDNLGFFHIDLTGERPYPEQYAYVGDFHDGTAVVQTEEGAHFHINPRGKPIHPYRFLDLDVYHKGFARAKDSEGWFHIDRLGQPIYREKYACIEPFYNKIARVETHWGALVLINQEGKVIQEIRKQTKDPFHHVSRDLVSYWKLFTLKTAQDLNLFDLLPSTLSLISDQIGLSSSTVEKILLALKEMQYVRESKEGWNTTNTGQLLTSSHPFSLKEAQELWMMEHFNSWHGLLEALKNGQCAFERLYQVKWFDFLNQHPKKQALYHRALSQYAKRDYGEIVKRINCSSYQSLADIGGSTGTVLERFLTQYQHLNGHLLDLPTVIDQIKIEESVRRRMHLHPCNFFKRWPDLKVDAALLCRVIHDWDNKRALHILKQVRTLLKNSASRLFVIESILDQDTGKGALLNLNMLVMTGGQERTFDAFHFLFEEAGFSVESQEPLNEVSSIFVLKPLK; encoded by the coding sequence GTGAGCCAACAAGGGGAGTGGTTCCATATCCTTTTAGATGGGACCCCTTTATATCCGCATTGCTATCAGTGGTGTGGAAATTTTCAAGAAGCATTCTGCGCAGTTAGAGACAATTTAGGCTTTTTTCATATTGATCTGACAGGTGAGCGCCCTTATCCTGAGCAGTATGCTTATGTTGGAGATTTTCATGATGGAACAGCCGTTGTTCAAACAGAAGAAGGAGCCCATTTTCATATCAATCCAAGGGGAAAGCCCATCCATCCTTATCGCTTTCTCGACTTAGATGTTTATCATAAAGGATTTGCTCGGGCCAAAGATTCTGAGGGATGGTTTCATATTGACCGATTAGGTCAACCGATTTATCGAGAAAAATATGCATGTATTGAGCCTTTTTACAATAAGATTGCCCGTGTGGAGACACATTGGGGAGCACTTGTATTAATTAACCAGGAGGGAAAGGTCATTCAGGAGATCCGAAAGCAAACAAAAGATCCCTTTCATCACGTTTCTAGAGATCTGGTCTCTTATTGGAAGTTATTCACTTTAAAAACAGCTCAAGATCTTAATCTCTTTGACTTGCTTCCTAGCACCCTTTCCCTGATTTCTGATCAGATCGGGTTGTCTTCTTCAACTGTTGAAAAAATTCTCCTGGCTCTCAAAGAAATGCAATATGTGAGGGAATCAAAAGAAGGGTGGAATACTACAAATACTGGACAGCTTCTGACCTCTTCCCATCCTTTTTCTCTAAAAGAGGCTCAAGAGCTTTGGATGATGGAACACTTTAATAGCTGGCATGGACTTCTTGAGGCGCTCAAAAATGGGCAATGCGCGTTTGAAAGACTCTATCAAGTTAAGTGGTTTGACTTTTTGAATCAACATCCCAAAAAGCAAGCCTTGTATCATAGAGCTCTATCTCAATATGCAAAGAGAGACTATGGAGAAATTGTAAAAAGAATCAATTGTTCAAGCTATCAATCCCTTGCTGACATTGGAGGATCAACAGGAACTGTCTTAGAAAGATTCTTAACCCAATATCAACATCTAAATGGCCATTTACTTGATTTACCCACTGTAATCGATCAAATCAAAATAGAAGAATCCGTTAGAAGAAGAATGCACCTACATCCCTGTAATTTTTTTAAACGATGGCCGGATCTAAAAGTGGATGCGGCACTGCTCTGTCGCGTGATTCATGATTGGGACAACAAAAGGGCTCTTCATATTTTAAAACAGGTGCGGACATTACTAAAAAATTCTGCCAGTCGATTATTTGTGATAGAAAGTATCTTGGATCAGGACACAGGAAAGGGTGCCCTCTTAAATCTAAACATGCTCGTAATGACAGGAGGTCAAGAGCGCACCTTTGATGCATTCCATTTTCTATTTGAAGAAGCGGGTTTTTCTGTTGAGTCTCAAGAGCCTCTTAATGAGGTCTCATCTATCTTTGTTCTTAAGCCCCTAAAGTGA
- a CDS encoding radical SAM/SPASM domain-containing protein, producing the protein MMDKKPGPWRITFDTNPDDCNLRCIMCEEHSIYSQCQIKRKAEGRSRRRMDIDLMRKVLEESKGSPLKEIIPSTMGEPLLYRHFEKIIDLCHEFNVKMNLTTNGTFPKFGATEWAKKIVPIGSDVKISWNGATKETSEKIMIGSNFEQRVQNVRDFIQVRNEIAAQGRNSCRVTFQLTFIEIGIEEIPEVVKLAAALGVNRVKGHHLWIFTKEMENQSMRRSKEVIQRWNQIVAKAHVAAENFRLPNGEKVLLENIYALDETAEKELVPQGVCPFLGKEAWVSAEGLFGPCCAPDKERKKLGNFGSLHHQSIQTVWQSDAYQKLQKNYLNYDVCQSCNMRKKPEELYENGSEVELDDLPSLSR; encoded by the coding sequence ATGATGGACAAAAAACCAGGTCCTTGGAGGATCACATTTGATACTAATCCTGATGATTGCAATTTGCGTTGCATCATGTGTGAGGAGCATTCGATTTACAGCCAATGTCAAATAAAAAGAAAAGCAGAAGGACGTTCACGACGACGGATGGACATTGATTTAATGCGAAAAGTGCTTGAGGAATCCAAAGGCTCTCCTTTAAAAGAGATTATCCCTTCAACAATGGGTGAACCCCTACTCTATCGTCACTTTGAGAAGATTATTGATCTTTGCCACGAATTTAATGTGAAAATGAATTTGACCACTAATGGAACCTTTCCAAAATTTGGAGCGACTGAGTGGGCAAAAAAAATTGTCCCAATTGGATCAGATGTTAAAATTTCTTGGAATGGAGCTACAAAAGAGACCTCTGAAAAGATTATGATTGGTTCAAACTTTGAGCAAAGGGTCCAAAACGTTCGAGATTTCATTCAAGTGCGCAATGAGATCGCAGCTCAAGGAAGGAATTCATGTCGCGTAACTTTTCAATTAACTTTTATAGAAATTGGAATCGAAGAAATTCCTGAAGTAGTGAAACTTGCTGCTGCACTCGGTGTCAATCGGGTTAAGGGACACCATTTATGGATCTTTACGAAAGAAATGGAAAATCAATCCATGAGGCGAAGTAAAGAAGTGATTCAAAGGTGGAATCAAATTGTTGCCAAAGCGCATGTTGCTGCTGAAAATTTTCGATTGCCTAATGGAGAAAAAGTCTTGTTAGAAAACATTTATGCCTTAGACGAAACAGCAGAGAAAGAATTAGTGCCTCAAGGAGTGTGTCCTTTTTTAGGAAAAGAGGCCTGGGTTTCCGCAGAGGGTCTTTTCGGACCGTGCTGCGCGCCTGATAAAGAGAGAAAAAAATTAGGAAATTTTGGCTCTTTGCATCACCAGTCTATTCAAACCGTATGGCAGAGCGATGCTTATCAAAAGCTTCAAAAAAATTACCTAAACTACGACGTCTGTCAAAGTTGTAACATGCGTAAAAAACCAGAGGAGCTTTATGAAAACGGGTCAGAAGTTGAATTGGACGACCTACCAAGTCTCTCCAGATGA
- a CDS encoding glycosyltransferase — protein MKILKVIHGYPPFYSAGSEVYSQALCCELVKQRHEVVVFTRQENAYKKEYAVDWQVDPMCSDIRLCLINMAQSRDGYRHAAVDVEFNKLLREYKPDIVHIGHLNHLSTSIVLEAFKQNVPIIFTLHDFWLMCPRGQFLQSTNSKDADLYPLCHSQKDKTCARKCYWRYFSSQDNQEDILYWTGWVSKRMRHIKEEILPRVDLFIAPSRYLMERFIYDFPMDPSKIIYLDYGFLRDSLTKRKRVGNQSFTFGYIGTHKQAKGIFLLLQAFSQLNTKQAQLKIWGSPLEPFTSSLETLVLNMSPEVQKKIFWMGGYQNGRIVEDVFNYVDAIVIPSIWGENSPLVIHEALEAKIPIITANFGGMKEYIHHEINGLLFEHRSFSKLAIQMQRLIQEPELLESITCKGYLQSDDGRIPSIQEHVEQVESYYRLIIQQRSMNDGQKTRSLEDHI, from the coding sequence TTGAAAATTTTAAAAGTGATCCACGGGTATCCCCCATTTTATTCTGCTGGTTCGGAGGTTTATTCACAAGCCCTTTGCTGCGAGCTTGTTAAACAAAGACATGAAGTGGTTGTATTTACTCGACAAGAAAATGCCTATAAGAAAGAGTATGCAGTTGATTGGCAAGTGGACCCAATGTGTTCTGATATTAGACTGTGTTTAATTAATATGGCGCAGAGTCGAGATGGATACCGACACGCCGCTGTTGATGTAGAATTTAATAAACTATTAAGAGAATACAAACCCGATATTGTTCATATTGGCCATCTCAACCACCTTTCCACTTCCATTGTTTTGGAAGCATTCAAACAAAACGTTCCCATTATATTTACGTTGCATGATTTTTGGCTGATGTGTCCTCGTGGGCAATTTCTACAATCTACTAACTCTAAAGACGCAGATCTTTACCCTCTCTGTCACTCCCAAAAAGACAAAACATGTGCTAGAAAATGCTATTGGCGTTACTTCAGTTCTCAGGACAATCAAGAAGACATCCTGTATTGGACAGGGTGGGTGAGTAAAAGAATGCGCCATATTAAAGAAGAGATCCTACCTAGGGTTGATTTGTTTATCGCTCCCTCTCGCTATTTGATGGAACGATTTATTTATGATTTTCCAATGGACCCCTCGAAAATTATTTATTTGGATTATGGCTTTCTAAGAGACAGCCTTACAAAAAGAAAGAGAGTAGGAAATCAATCGTTTACATTTGGGTATATTGGCACGCATAAACAAGCGAAAGGCATCTTCCTTTTGCTTCAAGCGTTCTCTCAATTGAATACTAAACAAGCGCAACTTAAAATTTGGGGATCTCCCTTAGAACCTTTCACCAGCTCTTTAGAAACACTCGTCTTAAATATGTCTCCTGAGGTTCAGAAAAAGATCTTCTGGATGGGCGGATATCAAAATGGGAGAATTGTCGAAGATGTTTTTAACTATGTGGATGCGATTGTTATTCCTTCGATATGGGGCGAAAATTCTCCTCTAGTTATTCATGAAGCTTTAGAAGCAAAAATTCCGATTATCACTGCAAACTTTGGAGGAATGAAAGAATATATCCATCACGAAATCAATGGACTTTTATTTGAGCACCGCTCTTTTTCTAAACTTGCTATTCAGATGCAACGACTGATTCAAGAGCCGGAGCTTTTAGAGTCTATTACGTGCAAAGGGTATCTACAATCTGATGACGGACGCATTCCTAGCATCCAAGAGCATGTAGAGCAAGTCGAGTCTTATTATCGTTTAATCATTCAACAAAGGAGTATGAATGATGGACAAAAAACCAGGTCCTTGGAGGATCACATTTGA
- a CDS encoding UDP-glucuronic acid decarboxylase family protein: MDAKKRILVAGGAGFLGSHLCERLLQEGHEVICVDNLFTGGLNNLRSFIKHISFTFMEKDICESFDLKVDYICNFACPASPPHYQKDPVKTVKTNVLGSLNMLDLAQRQKATIIQASTSEVYGDPQMHPQQEKYWGYVNPIGLRSCYDEGKRCAETLCFDYHRQYGLSIKVIRIFNTFGPRMHPNDGRVISNFIVQALQNLPITLYGDGMQTRSFCYVDDLIDAIISMMKTQACQTGPINLGNPLEYTIREIAELIIKLTSSQSKIIYYPLPQDDPKQRCPDIALARSLLNWQPQVYLEEGLFKTIQYFDKVLQTKKILSLS, translated from the coding sequence ATGGATGCAAAAAAGCGAATTTTAGTGGCAGGCGGTGCTGGGTTTTTAGGCTCGCATTTGTGTGAACGTCTTCTACAGGAAGGGCATGAGGTAATTTGTGTGGATAATCTTTTTACTGGCGGCCTAAATAACTTACGGAGCTTTATCAAGCACATCTCTTTTACCTTTATGGAAAAAGATATCTGTGAATCTTTCGATCTTAAAGTAGATTATATTTGTAATTTTGCTTGCCCTGCCTCACCGCCTCATTATCAGAAAGATCCTGTAAAAACGGTTAAGACCAATGTATTAGGCTCACTTAATATGCTAGATCTAGCCCAGCGTCAAAAAGCTACGATTATACAAGCATCAACGAGTGAAGTATATGGTGATCCTCAAATGCATCCACAGCAGGAAAAGTATTGGGGATATGTAAATCCAATTGGTCTTAGATCTTGTTATGATGAAGGAAAAAGATGCGCAGAGACTCTATGTTTTGATTATCATAGACAATATGGATTATCAATTAAAGTAATACGTATTTTTAATACCTTTGGACCTAGAATGCATCCAAATGATGGGAGAGTAATTTCTAATTTTATCGTGCAGGCTTTGCAAAACCTTCCTATTACTCTTTATGGAGACGGGATGCAAACCCGCTCTTTTTGTTATGTTGATGATCTCATCGATGCAATTATTTCTATGATGAAAACACAAGCGTGTCAAACAGGACCAATTAACTTAGGAAATCCTTTGGAATATACAATTCGCGAAATAGCGGAATTAATTATTAAGCTAACAAGTTCTCAATCAAAGATAATCTACTATCCCTTGCCACAAGATGATCCCAAACAGCGCTGTCCTGATATTGCTTTAGCTAGATCACTACTGAATTGGCAACCGCAAGTTTATCTAGAAGAAGGTCTTTTTAAAACCATCCAATATTTTGATAAAGTTCTACAAACTAAAAAAATACTTTCTCTTTCTTAA
- a CDS encoding NAD-dependent epimerase/dehydratase family protein, with protein sequence MDKIFITGIAGFIGFHLAKKLHKLGFYVSGCDNFNPYYDPALKHQRAAYLHKLNILVLNCDLNDKEIIDLHLKTSNISHFVHLAAQAGIRHSITHPESYMHSNLSGFFQVLEVIRKNPNLKLIYASSSSVYGKRAETPFCETAPTDQPSSFYGATKKCNEVMAESYHKLYGLHCTALRFFTVYGPWGRPDMAYFSFTKAILENQPIPVFGEGKLMRDFTYIDDIIDGIIASLQKSNGCNDIFNLGHHKPYSISELISYLEALLEKKAIMEFLPTPPGDVPITYANVSKSKSVLNFDPKVDLKEGLSYFIKWYQKQYS encoded by the coding sequence ATGGATAAAATTTTCATTACAGGCATTGCGGGATTTATTGGGTTTCATCTTGCAAAAAAACTACATAAGCTAGGTTTTTATGTTAGCGGTTGCGATAATTTCAATCCTTACTACGATCCTGCTTTGAAACATCAAAGAGCTGCTTATTTACATAAATTAAATATTTTAGTGCTTAATTGCGATCTCAATGATAAAGAAATCATAGATCTACATCTCAAAACATCGAATATTTCTCATTTTGTGCATTTAGCTGCACAAGCAGGGATACGTCATTCAATCACTCATCCCGAAAGTTACATGCATAGCAATCTTTCTGGCTTCTTTCAGGTTTTAGAAGTTATTAGAAAGAATCCTAATCTTAAGTTAATTTATGCATCTTCTTCTTCCGTATACGGAAAAAGAGCTGAAACTCCTTTTTGTGAAACCGCACCTACAGATCAGCCTAGTAGCTTTTACGGAGCCACAAAGAAATGCAATGAAGTGATGGCAGAATCCTATCATAAACTCTATGGGCTTCATTGCACAGCCTTGCGTTTTTTCACCGTTTATGGTCCATGGGGACGGCCAGATATGGCTTATTTCTCTTTTACAAAAGCTATTTTAGAAAACCAACCGATTCCTGTTTTTGGAGAAGGCAAGCTAATGCGAGATTTTACCTACATTGATGATATTATCGATGGGATTATAGCTTCTCTGCAAAAATCAAATGGATGTAATGACATTTTTAATCTCGGACATCATAAACCCTATAGCATATCAGAACTCATCTCTTACCTTGAAGCTCTCTTAGAAAAAAAAGCCATTATGGAATTCTTACCCACTCCTCCAGGAGATGTGCCTATTACCTATGCGAATGTATCCAAAAGCAAAAGCGTTCTTAATTTTGATCCTAAAGTCGATTTAAAAGAAGGACTCTCTTACTTTATCAAGTGGTATCAAAAGCAGTATAGCTAA
- a CDS encoding MFS transporter: MKSSKCSILTGFFGNFLEHYDYALFSLLAPFLAPLFFDQKDPIVSLILTYAMLPLGFLSRFVGSLFFGWLGDHLGRKRALCSSLTGLSITTVLMGFLPTYAQVGMMAPLGLLLARLLQGFFAAGETIGGAIFVLEQTENRKKNWMSSLYDASSVLGMLTASFMLFLYSHSAQEIYWRYLFWAGALTAIVALILRMASKEEIKPKIRKEKKFNVFLQYKRVFVTIALVAGFSSSIYCLAFTLASGYIPLVNSITKNQIVKINTYLLCFDMCILPLFGYLATKIGREKQMLIGALGTALIAIPCFYCFSSSSILIVSIGRVLLVIAGVVFSATYHVWAQDLVKQEHRYRILCTAHAVGSQVIGTSTAFISLWLYKASGWIAAPALYVICIALLAAWAVFTSMHTHKKREVQRLISYTAFDTT, translated from the coding sequence ATGAAATCATCAAAATGTAGTATTCTTACAGGTTTTTTTGGCAATTTTTTAGAGCATTACGACTATGCTCTTTTTTCATTATTAGCTCCTTTTTTAGCTCCTTTATTTTTTGATCAGAAAGATCCTATTGTCTCGCTGATTTTAACCTATGCCATGTTGCCATTGGGCTTTCTTTCTCGTTTTGTTGGCTCTTTATTTTTTGGCTGGTTAGGCGATCACTTAGGTCGCAAGAGGGCATTATGTAGCTCTCTTACCGGTCTATCTATTACAACAGTGCTAATGGGCTTTCTACCAACCTATGCTCAAGTGGGCATGATGGCTCCTTTGGGACTTCTTCTAGCGCGCTTATTACAAGGTTTCTTTGCAGCAGGGGAAACGATAGGTGGAGCTATTTTCGTGCTGGAACAAACAGAAAATAGAAAAAAAAATTGGATGAGTAGTCTCTATGATGCAAGCTCTGTCTTAGGGATGCTAACCGCTTCTTTTATGCTTTTTCTCTATAGCCATTCTGCTCAAGAGATTTATTGGCGTTATTTATTTTGGGCAGGAGCGCTTACTGCCATTGTTGCTTTGATTTTAAGAATGGCAAGCAAAGAAGAAATAAAACCTAAAATAAGAAAAGAAAAAAAATTCAACGTTTTCCTGCAATACAAACGTGTATTTGTAACTATTGCTTTAGTTGCGGGGTTTTCCTCTAGTATATATTGTCTAGCATTTACTTTAGCTAGTGGATATATTCCTTTAGTTAATTCGATCACGAAAAATCAAATTGTCAAAATCAATACGTATCTTTTGTGCTTTGACATGTGTATTCTTCCTTTATTTGGTTATTTAGCAACAAAGATAGGCAGGGAAAAACAAATGCTTATAGGCGCATTGGGTACGGCTCTTATAGCTATTCCTTGTTTTTATTGTTTTTCTAGTTCTTCTATCTTAATAGTTAGCATTGGGCGTGTGCTATTGGTTATTGCAGGTGTTGTATTTTCTGCAACATATCACGTCTGGGCACAGGATTTAGTTAAACAAGAGCATCGCTATAGGATTTTATGTACCGCTCATGCGGTTGGTTCGCAAGTTATCGGCACTTCTACAGCTTTTATTTCTCTTTGGCTATATAAAGCATCTGGTTGGATTGCAGCCCCAGCTCTATATGTAATTTGTATAGCATTATTAGCTGCTTGGGCGGTTTTTACAAGTATGCATACACACAAGAAGAGAGAAGTTCAAAGATTAATTAGCTATACTGCTTTTGATACCACTTGA